In the Hermetia illucens chromosome 1, iHerIll2.2.curated.20191125, whole genome shotgun sequence genome, ACCCTCAAGTATTTCCCTtgcgattgcctagctctagctaAAGCGAGGCTGAGGGCACTagataaacaattctttggcgacctgtacgacagccttgcgggTTGTCTTGAAAGATCTGGCCCCGCTAAATTCCTCCTTGTCCTCCTCACAGTAGTCGCGGTCTTGGTAATTAGGGTATCAAAACGACGCCtcatagcgctaattgggctccatgGAGCGGCCATTTATAGCTACCCTACTTATTCGGACCAAGCCTGTGACTGAGAAAAGTGGCGATGAGCCCACTGTCGTACAGGACAAACgataaaaaagaaatatgaCTGTTTTCTGGTGACAGCACAAGTAGGTACTGTTCTTGTCGCTTGGTTTTTGGTGTGCTATCAAAAATGCTGTATAACAGGCTGTCTGGTGATTAATTGCCATTGTGCATGTTTCGGCAAAAATTAATCGAATTCTTGTCTGGTTTGTAATTCAATTCCGAGATGCCTAGCCTATAATTAATGGGACGTTTGAATGGTGATTGCCAATCTTCGGAAGTGTTTATATAAACGTGTGTAAGGTGAAGACGAGTTTTATCTTATTTATGACTTGTTTGTCCAGTGTATGATTGTTACTCTTTTAGCAGGAATGCTATTGGTGCAACAAATTCCATAGAAATTTGGACATTGGGAGATTATTGATTGAATGTATGTTATCGTTGatccaaaataataaaattgacaaTAGACAATAGATTGCGGTTGGATATTTTGTAGGAAACGTTGATCAATTTCCATTTAATCCTATTACAAAGTTATTTAGAGAATAGGACAGTTGACTTTCTATTGACAAAAATCCGCTGGAAAGCATGAAGGTAAATGGtgaaatttcaacaatttgGCACCTTGGAGCTGCTAAAGGGGGCGGGGTGATTTTTAATTGGGGTTGGAGATTCGTTTTAAGGTCGGTGGTTTTTTGGGTGTCAGATGGTACTCTTGTTTGCCTTTCGCACACTTAAATGTACACAAGGGAAAGAGAATGTTTTAGCCAATGGatttgcgattttttttttaacttcattTGGAGGAAGGTAAGAGGGGGAATTTAGACAGTGGACTGCAAAGTCAGCAATTGCTACCACTGTATGAAATTACGCTATTTGATACCACGAATGCCATGAAGGCCGTCAATACCGATAACAGAAATCGAAGCGAAACcaaattgtgtgtgtgtgtgtggtggggagaagctacagcttctgagcactcagggcGTTTcggcccattgtactcaccaCCACCGTTTAACAGAATATTTCGGAtttgttaacgtatcgcagggtttccgttagtggatgtgatgctacacgCCACAACTGAAGAACATCGGCACTAAAGATCTGATAcctgatgcgttcataggcgtggcattcacataggaaatgctccgtcgattccgcttcctcattacaagagggacacgtatcatcttgagtaattcctattctgaacatatgcccagctagtgatttatggtctgtcagaatgcccacaatacacctgcaagacctggtgtgtcgagcagcatttgggCTCTGCCCCCTGTCATCgggggaagcttgttcccaatttttgaaaacagacttagtcaatgctactgatactccaattgctggttccggtcccggcttaagggagattgacccctctttcgctaaagcatccgagattccatttccttctacgccacagtgaccaggtacccagagtagttccaccgtattgaatctagagatagaattcaaacggtttctgcattcctgaacgattttcgaaatgatcaaaggactactcaacgtcctcaatgcagcttggctatcactgcagattgcgatgcgcctgccctgtAACCGCTCggcaatcacccagtttgccgcgcataaacttcggcttgaaaaaccgttgcatattgtcccaaaggaaaagcccacttctcgtttttattcgagaggtaaactccggttccagaaccctctttggtttttgaaacatccgtatatcccgccacgccttcctctgggacttcccagttctctctgcgCTTCAGGTTAACTTCATATCCTCTACCATATCaagcagatgtatggggacacgagaatcggaaggtattgtaagaactggattcagtcctcccagtaactcttccaatgctctgtgcccccacatccgttgtttccccatagatctaatcgaattagtctatgagctgctctcattgcagtgctttgaataaatatatccaggggctgcaaattgagtagtgcattcagagctgcgccggatgtcgtgctcatggcatcaGCGATGCCCAGacgcacagttctttgcagtgtggctagtttacgctgaaaacctttttgtctcaccttaacccaccacactacggatccatatacgaacatcggcctaatgatgccaacgtatatctacattaccacatgaaccctgagtccccatgtcgaggcaaaggtccgtctgcacagcccataagctgtgagagctcgtttcatctttacctctacatgtttgttccaaagaagttttttatctagagtgacccccagatattccacttctttggagagttgaagggtagtacccgtcatctcagggaggcaaagtccatctagttttctcctttttgtgaataataccattgtggttttatttggattaactaaaAGACCAGACCAAATTACTTCTATTGTTTACTATCAAGACATGAATTACTTGTTATCACTTTTTGATACAACAGGATTTAGGAATTGAATTGGGAGCGATCAGTGCATTCTACAATCAAGTTTAACACTACAAATAGATTTTTCCACCCAATAAACAAAAGAGACGTATTTTCCCTTGAAACTTCTAAAGACATGCCAAAACACTTTCTGGGCGGAAATGAATTACTCATAACTTCTTTTCGCGACATTACTCATTACCTCTTTATTCACAAACATTGTAGCTTTCTAGATTATCAAATCAAGACATGTTTACCAGTTGGTAATAGATTGttatcaaattcaatttttctaagTCTCCTTATTATTGAAAAACAACGCATTCAGTGATAAGTTTGTTATATAGGTAATAAAAGTGGGTCGTGAGCCGGCTGTTGATGCAGTTTGTGTTTTGATAGACCGGCATCGTTTATAGTTTGCGTGTGTACATTTTTTGACATTGAGCTTGAGAACAAACACAACCACGCGCTGGAAAGTTACCCCATCGAACTGATAAATATTCAGTTAGAATTTCTTTAATTAGAGCAAATAATGTTTTCGGAGAATATCATATCACAAGTGTTATTTCAATTCCGTTTGTATACTTTTCTGTATTTTTTGTctaatatttttcaatgttttttattgttaataGACAAAAGTAAAAGAAGATTGTTTCTAGAATAAGAATTTGTGCAAGAATACTTTTGAATTGGAGTGAATGGTTGCATGGATGTCGGAATGAAGGACTATATATGAAACAAACTTTATGAAAGAGCAAAGATCATCCCCCTCATAATGACTTCTACTATCAATTTACAGAATTATCAAACTGGAACAAAATGGTATCAAGTCGTCCACTATTGTTCTTATCAATCCCCGGTTTAGCCCTTATGCTTGGGGTTATTTGGTACCGCCGCCGAAAAACGGTCCATTGTGATGATAGTGCCATCGACGGCGAGGAACCTAGTTTGGAAGCTAATATAAGCAGTGACGATATAAAAACGAACAATAATCGTTCACTTAAAAGTTCAAAATCACTGGAGATTATGTCATCAAAAGGCAAAAACGGTGATAATACTGATTCTAGTAAATATGGAAAGTCAGCTCCAATTGACATTCAGTCCAATCGCAAAAAGACGCCAGTCTACTTAACGGACAAACAAATCGATACGGAGATTCTGAAGATAAAAATTCGCGATTCCGAATATAAGACGTTGCGCTCGATAGAGGAGAGTTGCGAATCAATTTCGCCATTAAGCCTTCCCGATTCGGTGAGTAAGAGGAATTTCCTTTCACCCAGACCCAAGAGAAATGAACAGAGAGTTGAACCAGTTGTGATTAAAGCTACATCAAGTGCAAAAATATCACCAAAAGATTCATTTTTAGAAAGTGCTTATACAGAAGATTGTCCCCTTCAGGCTGCcattaaaaataattcaaatgaaTCTGTTAAGCCCGAcacgaaaaaggagaaaattgaagaaaaagcaACTGATAAGCTAGGTAAACGCGAAAAGGTAGAAGAGCCTTTAGCCCTTAAAGTCGAATCACGCCCTCAAACGACTGCATCACCGCCTCTTAGTGTCTGTAGCTTACATTCGGCAGATTCCGGAAAAGGATCTAGTCTCCCTCATGCCGAGGAACAGTCTATTATGAATTATGAATTTTTGCTACCCGACAGCCTGGTAGGACAATTGTACGGTCGCAAACGGGCTCACATCAATCAATTGCGTGCAAAAACTGGCgcaaaaatttcattgaaaaaacaTCCGTTTAcggataaaataaaaatttgcgtAATTGAAGGTACTCAAAAACAAATAAGTTCAGCTTTGTCATTGATTCGTCAAAAATTACCATCAAAACGGTACCCGAATTTAACGCTGGAACGTGTTCATTTTGCCGAACCGCAAGCAATAGTACCATTGAATGAAGTTCATCGGTCATGCCTGGAGGTAAGTGAGAATTTTCTGTTTAACTTCTTCTGAACTAACAATAACAGAAACAGAAAGTAATCTTTAGGATTAAATTGCAGATACTTTCATAAACTTAATTTTACAATTGAAAATTGcctgaaaataaaaaccaaaacatATAATTGCAGCTCGCTCTCATTGAAGGAATCAATAACGATGTAATTGTCACGTCCGTAATCTCGGGCGGGCATCTATTCGTACAACAACCTTTACATCCATCTCATCCAACCTTAAGTATCTTACAAAATTGCTTGAATAAAACATATTCAAATGGAGAGGCTCCAGGTCTTCCAGAAATGACCGATGATGCTATATGTGTAGGTAATTACTTAGACTCGTGGTATAGAGTGCAAATAGTTAGTAAGACAGTTGAAGAAGATGATAGCGGTTGTCTTGTTAAGTTTTTGGATTATGGGGGTTACGCCGTTCTAGAACGGgataatttaaaacaaattcgTGCAGATTTTCTAGTGACGCCATTCCAAGCAATAGAAGCTGTACTTTCAAATATTGTGCCACCAGGTAAGTGTTTAACGATGCAAATTCTGAATTGTACATTGACATGTTCGCCTATTTCTCATTCAAATACAGGCGCTGAGTGGTCAACAGAGGCAGCAACAATTTTATATGAGCTAACTAAGGGAATAGTCCTACAAGCTCAAGTAGTCGGTTATACCAGTGAAAATATACCAGAGATTTACTTATACGCTTGCTTAGGGCCAAATGTAAGtagacaatttttttaattcatttctTAAAGTGCCATGCctagaatatttgaaaaaaagacaGTTCGACGTGTTCTTCTTATCTACAAAAAGGGTCCTAAGAGGAAAGTGCTCTGAATGGCATGAGGTTAATCGTCCTTTTTGGTATCATCGAAGGTTGTTATTTTCTGGGAAAAATTCCTGGTATTTTCTTAGTaaatttcaccaattttcgcCTAGGATCAGAATACTACCTAGGAAGAATTTTTCTGGTTGTTGATTGCAAAACTACAACTGATGATTTTCAGCCCTTTTGGAAATTAGTTCAATGAAAGGTTCTATAGAGTCGGGAAGAGGTGATTTTCAGAGTGCGGATTATCTGCTCCCCAAATAAATTCTCGCGATTTGTGACGCATATTCCATAGTTTATTGGACCATTTGCATCATATCTAGTTGTTCACTGTAAAGCTGAAAACCAATATACACACGAAGTTATCTTCTCGCTATGAGTCTAGATTTTTGGAAAGCTTGTAAGAATTTACTATTGTTTGCCCCCGATTTTCGACACTTTCCATTGTCGTACTTGAACTACTTATTTAGCAACAGGTAAAGTATGTTTTAGAAATGGTTCGATTTTGGTTTTAATAATGTATCGGAAACGATAAATTAGGTCATCATGTTTTTGCGCTTTGCTGATATTTCAGAcctctattttttaaagaatttaatcGTTTGTTTCTGTTATTGGATGATGAGACTATCGCCTATCTTCAATATCGAAATTTTCGGTAAAAACCTTgtgaaatactggaatacaaattAGTTCTGATAAACTCGCGAAGGTTTCGCAAGCTCCTCTTGCGTTCGCTGTTTGACGTTTTTCATGTAATGCCTCTAATTCCTCCTTTACGAATGATTCAATGGACCCACCAAAATAGTCTCTTTCTCTGAAGCATTCACAACGGCTCGACCGGATCCAACTAATTTGTACATTTAATAATTCTACGCCAAGCCACGTTACTCTGTATTTCTCAAACTTGCGACGATATTGCTATTCGAGCCGATTCGCATCTGTGCCGTTTTGTATCGGCGCTTTTGGTAAAGAACTTAGGGGACATTTCTTTGGTGCCTTCACGTTTAATAATTAGAATGGTGAGCCAGGGTCAAATGCAGGTGTGCTTATGAAGTTTTGTCACCTTCCTactgtttttattttaaagagACCACTACcgccattgaaaaaaaaataaagctgaATGTTGCCCTTGGAAGAAAATTGAATCCTTATTTCTCGATGATAAGTTACGAGGGTGAATCCGAAAAACGGCGATTCCTTTTTAAAAAACATGTCAAATACGACTTCAACAGTATTCGAAATACTTTCCGTTAGCAGTAGGACATTTTTCTAAACCTTCATTGCAGTATTCAAAGGACCTCTTTCGTCATTATATTGTGTTTTATGTCATGCATACTGGAAAATCCTTTTTCATCCTAAGAAACAGTAGTAAGTCCGAAGGAAGTTGAATTCGATGAGTAAAACACGTAAGTGAAGGTAGTAGCCTTCGTTGAGGCCAATGCTGAGAGCATCGTGCACAGAAACGTCATATTGCAGTAATATTACGATTTCTTTGTGTCGAAAGAGAAGATTAGCAATAAGCGGCTTCTATTGACTTAATCGCTGTTTAGTTTTTGTGACCGCTTAGACAATGTGGGTCATCTCCCAGTGCTTCAATCATTTCATGATAGGTGTGAATGTGACAATCTTTTGATCTCCTATGAGAAGTCTGGGCACAAACTTTGTTCCCATTTCTAGCAATTACAAATCTTTTGTTAGAATGTGCTGAATTCAGTTGTAAGACAGTTTGAAAGCGTATGTTTTAGGCACGCGAACGTAATCAACGAATGTTGAGTGAGAAATCGCAAATTTTCCACTAAATCTATTGCAATTGAACTGCATTATTAGAAAATGCTATAtgtttttaattgattttattgtaataataatcgttggcgcaacaattcatattggatcaggaccttgaagtgtgttagagcacttcatttaagaccgtaacggtacactacagtacactgtaggagccaatgtagtccgcattgcgctcgcccgagattattaccctgatttgactcaggtactcatttacagctgagtcgactggtgtccgacgtcaagtcacgtcgcaaatctcactgccaccagtgagatttgaaccgcgaccttccgtacaatagccttgtgctctaaccactcagctatccggacatcgaTTTTATTGTGCCAGAGTAAAAATGTTTGGAAatacttcaaatttaaaaatatactaGCAGTTTTCGGTTTACCTTTGACATAAGTAACGATCTTGAGACGACCCAGAAAACCATTGCAAGCTGTTCAAAAGTGGATCTGAGGTATTATGACTCATTTGTGGCGAAGGGTTTGCTTTAGGTGATCGATGCTAGGATATCCTTTAGAGCCGACCTTGTCCTTCAAGGAAATTCTGAGCTGGAAATGGAGTGTGAAACATTCATTTTTAAGCATTCTTGGTTGATGTGGGCTTTGGGAAACGGTACTGAGTCTTGTTAAAATCTTCACGCTCCCGATCCAAATATTTATTTGCTCGGGGCTTCAATACTGTCTCTAAGATAGTTTCGCCGTATCTacgtttttcttcagcctttgtcccgttcacaagcggagacGGCTCGTCGTaatgcaatcacgaggcttttaaattctcatccagcgcatcaagtcaccgttgtttcggcctgccttttggtcggaaggtcgcggttcaaatgtctCTCCCTCCTACAGCGTACCGGTATCTTGTAGTTACATTTACGATCTGGAAAGAAGTGCCATAACGAAGTcaaaggcccagatccaattatAATAGATTGTCggcccaacgattattattattaaaattcgtCTATTGTTTgcttgtctgtcacatgcacttttctcaggaacgATTATACCTATTATTATGGAATTTGGgggaaggttggaactgtgaaaccCCATGCATGTTGTAAGGAATATTCTAGGACGAGTTTAAGGgcgggggttcccatacatagAAAAAGGGGTTGTACAAAGATTTTTTCATGAAACATAGGCCCTTCAcatacatcaaatgaaaggtcaacTTTCCGAAGCTAAACCTAGTTTTGAAATTAGTTGCAATTGGGGGAGTACGAGATCTAGAAAGTGGTCACTTCACGGAtcgcattctcagaaacgactaaacCGTAAAACctaaagaagtcgggaaaccggaaacaggacgcttcaggtatgaacggttttgtatgtttcttttataaaaacacctACACGTCCCTTGGCGGGTAATGTATAagtatatattatgtcagaatatccacttttggagGGCTACTGAAAGTCTTGGAATTTGCAGtggagcaacaactttgacctattataactttgttagtaatagtgcgatttccaaataaatcttaggcaggatcATGCTTCTATATCATAGTTCCTTCCTTCCTGATCATTGTCAGATTCTTCGTttgggtagcttctgaaaaTCGCCCCGTGATAGAAATGATACTTTTCCAGCCCCTGCCCTCAGGTCATTTTTAAAAACTACGAAaccatttcattttatatttcacatgactatatttgatgaaaaaaaaaatgttgcattcccCATTCCATGAAGaactatgtaactcactgtatacgtgagcacTCACAGTAATTGTAAGTCTAATATACATCTTAGGTTGAGGAAGAATCAGCCGTTCTTCATTTTCTCTAATCATCTGATTTTCCAACTAAAAGATTCTGTTCGAGTTGATTTCGTGCCAGCGAGATATTGCTGCGAAAATCGAAATTAGTGATCCGACGATGCAATGCCAATGATATATGGTGGAAGTACTGGGACTTACTAAGCAAGATTTTCCAATCCTTGCCATTAAAGACGCGTATAGTTTGGCCTTGTCAAGATTAACGCAACCTCATTCCTGTTAATCATTTCTTGtatattttccaatttcaaGCAATAAATAGACATATTGCTAACAGCATATTGAGCCATATTCCTTTCATAAATCAAAGTTTCACTTCCAAGCGTTTCCGATGTTTTTTACGGCCATCATAGTAACGGTCGGTGAAAATTTGATATTACTCCTCTATACATGGGTTGGATCAGAGGTGGTAAGAAATGAAATCCATCAGTTGTTTCCTAGATAAGTTGGGTATCCAGGCGAATTATCTAAAACGAAGAGTACTTGCCAGATTTTCTTTCCTACAGTAGCTTTTTAATTGAGGAATTGCATAATTGGTTATCTAATTTTGGCTCatgcttttttttattcattctccAATTAACACGATGTTTTTTATTGAAGCCTTTCATGTCTCGTGGACTCTCGGAGTGACAAATAATAATCGACTTGAAGTAAATATTCCCACGGGTATTATCGGCAAGCACGTCAGCGTTACTGACTTTGATACGTCTGCGAGCGCCGTATATGTTGCGGCGCTTCCCTACTcactttttttgtgtttttgctCTCGCGTGGTAGGGTTACGCTTATCGCCGCCCGCAGTCAACGTGTTAAAGCCAGGCGTTCCGCCGTAACATCGTCGTATATTGTCATGAAATGTTATGGATATTATATCGGCTTCTAAAGCATCCAAACCATTCATTACCAATGTCAAATATTTCATTGCGGCAGATGTCATTGCTAATACATCATCCACGTATGTCATCCAGAACCTCGGGAGTGCCTCGAGTTCATcctccaggttctccataaatcCCCGGGGGgatacaaagtgatgaaatattagtatccttcgacgtaaaaACGCTGTTCCCAAGCGTATCGATGAAGGAAGCTCTACGCTTGTTCGAGGAATGGATcacgacacacgaaaactcatccAAATGGAGGACGAAGgctaaattgtataaaaaactgCCCTTCCCATGCATGAGTAaatcctatttcacattcaggaaaacattttataaaacaaacttCGCGGCAGCAATGGGCAACCCCCTCTCATCGCTACTATGCGAGGTCTTTATGGGATAGGTgtggaaccaattcaatttcgCCCATGTGACCAAGCAAGTGTGGACTAAAGCGTTGTCCTTGCGAAACAGCACTTTCTTCCTGGCCAAGCGTAGTCGTTTCTTCTTGATTTCGACTTTCAATCGGTGCAGCAACGCAGCGTCCGTAAAGGTTcgttaatagttttttttttttgtgacggTCAACCATTGTCCACGGCTGCCCCAAAAAACTGTCGCCATTACTTTTCCGGCAGAAAAAATGATATTCGTGTCCTTAGGAGCTGATTCTCCTATATCAATCCATTGCATTGACTGTTTGGTCTCAGGAGTATGGCGGCGGATCCTGGTTTTGTCAACAGCCATTCACCGACGCAAAAACTCAGCCGGAGCACCGATCGCGCGGATAATTTTCTCATACCCAAATCTTCGTGTAAAATTTTAAGTAACCTTTCAGTCGATATTCCATAAGCCGCAGCAATTTCCCCAATAATTAATCGACATCACAGCTGTGTGCACTAAACTGACCATCTCTTCcgttgaaacagtttttgctcGCACTTGCAAGCGAGGGGGACGATTCACCGTACACGGAGTCTAACTCGTTTATTTTCCgagtttttttcatttcaataaagGAATTTTATCACCGAGTAGTAAGAGAAATAACAAGTTCGTAACATACAGTTGTAACTAAAGCTAGGAGCGCCTCTTGTTATGTGGATTGAATATCAAAGTAGCATTCTTAAAATCCCCCTTTCCAACATGGTAATCCACACGAAATCAAAAAGCATATTTGCCGATCTTCAAAATTCGCCGAGAAACTCAATCGGGCACACAAGAATAATATCTAAAAGGAGGTGAGCGAGGCTAGAAGACTAGATTCCTACGAGAGTCCACATCCTTACGCC is a window encoding:
- the LOC119650425 gene encoding A-kinase anchor protein 1, mitochondrial isoform X1, producing MFSENIISQVLFQFQLSNWNKMVSSRPLLFLSIPGLALMLGVIWYRRRKTVHCDDSAIDGEEPSLEANISSDDIKTNNNRSLKSSKSLEIMSSKGKNGDNTDSSKYGKSAPIDIQSNRKKTPVYLTDKQIDTEILKIKIRDSEYKTLRSIEESCESISPLSLPDSVSKRNFLSPRPKRNEQRVEPVVIKATSSAKISPKDSFLESAYTEDCPLQAAIKNNSNESVKPDTKKEKIEEKATDKLGKREKVEEPLALKVESRPQTTASPPLSVCSLHSADSGKGSSLPHAEEQSIMNYEFLLPDSLVGQLYGRKRAHINQLRAKTGAKISLKKHPFTDKIKICVIEGTQKQISSALSLIRQKLPSKRYPNLTLERVHFAEPQAIVPLNEVHRSCLELALIEGINNDVIVTSVISGGHLFVQQPLHPSHPTLSILQNCLNKTYSNGEAPGLPEMTDDAICVGNYLDSWYRVQIVSKTVEEDDSGCLVKFLDYGGYAVLERDNLKQIRADFLVTPFQAIEAVLSNIVPPGAEWSTEAATILYELTKGIVLQAQVVGYTSENIPEIYLYACLGPNNVIFINKELVARKLANWTELRN
- the LOC119650425 gene encoding A-kinase anchor protein 1, mitochondrial isoform X2, yielding MVSSRPLLFLSIPGLALMLGVIWYRRRKTVHCDDSAIDGEEPSLEANISSDDIKTNNNRSLKSSKSLEIMSSKGKNGDNTDSSKYGKSAPIDIQSNRKKTPVYLTDKQIDTEILKIKIRDSEYKTLRSIEESCESISPLSLPDSVSKRNFLSPRPKRNEQRVEPVVIKATSSAKISPKDSFLESAYTEDCPLQAAIKNNSNESVKPDTKKEKIEEKATDKLGKREKVEEPLALKVESRPQTTASPPLSVCSLHSADSGKGSSLPHAEEQSIMNYEFLLPDSLVGQLYGRKRAHINQLRAKTGAKISLKKHPFTDKIKICVIEGTQKQISSALSLIRQKLPSKRYPNLTLERVHFAEPQAIVPLNEVHRSCLELALIEGINNDVIVTSVISGGHLFVQQPLHPSHPTLSILQNCLNKTYSNGEAPGLPEMTDDAICVGNYLDSWYRVQIVSKTVEEDDSGCLVKFLDYGGYAVLERDNLKQIRADFLVTPFQAIEAVLSNIVPPGAEWSTEAATILYELTKGIVLQAQVVGYTSENIPEIYLYACLGPNNVIFINKELVARKLANWTELRN